A portion of the Streptomyces platensis genome contains these proteins:
- a CDS encoding AIM24 family protein — MNQQQLSGYVPTPPAARMENHGSAMVKIAMQSGQDVFARTGSMVAYEGFVQYEPNPPAVRQMASQWLTGEGAPLMKCSGDGLLYLADYGADVVCINLNDDALSVNGTNLLALDAHLQWGVQRVKGMAKFAGQGLFNVQISGTGWVALTSRGTPVVVDCGRGEDETYVDPDALVAWSTHLKMKGKRSFKASSMIGRGSGEAYQLGFSGQGFVVVQPSEDSTDRLRARG; from the coding sequence ATGAACCAGCAGCAGCTGTCGGGCTATGTCCCGACCCCGCCCGCCGCCCGTATGGAGAACCACGGCAGCGCCATGGTGAAGATCGCCATGCAGAGCGGCCAGGACGTCTTCGCACGCACCGGCTCGATGGTCGCCTACGAAGGCTTCGTCCAATACGAGCCGAACCCGCCCGCCGTCCGCCAGATGGCCTCCCAGTGGCTCACCGGCGAGGGCGCGCCCCTGATGAAGTGCTCCGGCGACGGCCTGCTCTACCTCGCCGACTACGGTGCCGACGTCGTCTGCATCAACCTCAACGACGACGCGCTCTCGGTCAACGGCACCAACCTCCTCGCTCTCGACGCCCACCTCCAGTGGGGCGTGCAGCGCGTCAAGGGCATGGCGAAGTTCGCCGGCCAGGGACTCTTCAACGTCCAGATCTCGGGCACCGGCTGGGTCGCTCTGACCTCCCGGGGCACGCCCGTCGTCGTCGACTGCGGCCGCGGCGAGGACGAGACCTATGTGGACCCGGACGCCCTCGTCGCCTGGTCGACCCATCTGAAGATGAAGGGCAAGCGCAGCTTCAAGGCGTCCTCGATGATCGGGCGCGGCAGCGGCGAGGCGTACCAACTGGGCTTCTCCGGCCAGGGATTCGTCGTCGTCCAGCCCAGCGAGGACAGCACCGACCGGCTCCGGGCCCGGGGCTGA
- a CDS encoding AIM24 family protein, which yields MQSPLFAFTEAQTQDRYALQNSQLLRVALQGHEDVLARKGTMVAYQGLLEFDGNYQTPGQHRTRARSGEGLDLMRVSGQGTVYLANLAQYVHVVDVDHDGLTVDSSYVLALDSGLHWEVVSVDSQYGISGTGKYQLNISGRGKVALMTSGQPLMLQVTPDKYVNADADAVVAWSASLRVQMQAQTHSSGVFRRRGNTGEGWELSFLGQGYALVQPSELLPPQNAVIGSGAAAQFGMGQQGARGQNQGNIFTN from the coding sequence ATGCAGAGTCCGCTTTTCGCCTTCACCGAGGCACAGACCCAGGACCGCTACGCCCTTCAGAACAGCCAGCTGCTGCGCGTCGCCCTCCAGGGCCACGAGGACGTCCTCGCCCGTAAGGGCACGATGGTCGCCTATCAGGGGCTGCTCGAATTCGACGGCAACTACCAGACGCCGGGCCAGCACCGGACCCGTGCGCGCTCCGGTGAGGGCCTCGATCTGATGCGCGTCTCCGGGCAGGGCACGGTCTATCTGGCCAACCTCGCCCAGTACGTCCATGTCGTCGACGTCGACCACGACGGCCTGACCGTCGACAGCAGCTATGTGCTCGCGCTGGACTCCGGCCTCCACTGGGAGGTCGTCTCCGTGGACAGCCAGTACGGCATCTCCGGCACCGGCAAGTACCAGCTCAACATCTCCGGACGGGGCAAGGTCGCCCTGATGACCTCCGGCCAGCCGCTGATGTTGCAGGTCACGCCCGACAAGTACGTCAACGCCGACGCCGATGCGGTGGTCGCCTGGTCCGCTTCGCTGCGCGTCCAGATGCAGGCGCAGACGCACTCCTCGGGAGTGTTCCGCCGGCGCGGCAACACCGGCGAGGGCTGGGAGCTGAGCTTCCTCGGCCAGGGCTACGCACTGGTCCAGCCCAGCGAGCTGCTGCCACCGCAGAACGCCGTCATCGGCTCCGGTGCGGCCGCCCAGTTCGGCATGGGCCAGCAGGGCGCCCGGGGACAGAACCAGGGCAACATCTTCACCAACTGA